A genomic window from Mesorhizobium sp. 131-2-1 includes:
- a CDS encoding DUF2948 family protein encodes MALKLIALDDQDLGIVSAHVQDAVMKVSDLEYLPAAKRFVLTMNRFVWEAKSGLFRQHNERRQAVLHFDRVLGAKTNGIPRGKPAEVLSLLAISFVEISKPAGIVELIFSGGGTIMLDVECIEARLADIGGAWEASSRPVHRA; translated from the coding sequence ATGGCTCTCAAGCTCATCGCGCTCGACGACCAGGACCTGGGCATCGTCTCGGCCCATGTCCAGGATGCCGTGATGAAGGTCTCGGACCTCGAATACCTGCCCGCGGCCAAGCGCTTCGTGCTGACCATGAACCGTTTCGTCTGGGAGGCGAAATCCGGGCTGTTCCGCCAGCACAATGAGCGGCGCCAGGCGGTGCTGCATTTCGACCGCGTGCTTGGCGCCAAGACCAATGGCATCCCCCGCGGCAAGCCGGCCGAAGTGCTGTCGCTTTTGGCGATCAGCTTCGTCGAAATCAGCAAGCCCGCCGGCATCGTCGAGCTTATCTTTTCCGGCGGCGGCACAATCATGCTCGATGTCGAATGCATCGAGGCGCGGCTTGCCGACATAGGCGGCGCCTGGGAAGCTTCCTCGCGTCCCGTGCACAGGGCTTGA
- the hisD gene encoding histidinol dehydrogenase, which produces MAITLSQSDADFEQRFAAFLTTKREVSADVDAAVREIVQRVRAEGDKALIDYTLKFDRADLTRLGIAVSRDDIAKAYAEADPQTVEALRFARDRIRSHHERQKPKDDRYTDAAGVELGSRWTAIEAVGLYVPGGTASYPSSVLMNAVPAKVAGVERIVIVVPAPGGVINPLVLVAADIAGVSEIYRVGGAQAIAALAYGTETIRPVAKIVGPGNAYVAAAKRQVFGTVGIDMIAGPSEVLVVADGSNDPDWIAADLLAQAEHDVSAQSILITDDPAFGKAVEEAVQRQLQSLPRAETAAASWRDFGAIILVPTIEASLPLVDRIAAEHVELAIDDAEAFLARMRNAGAVFLGRHTPEVIGDYVGGSNHVLPTARSARFSSGLSVLDFVKRTSILKLGPEQLRALAPAAIALARAEGLDAHGRSVAIRLNM; this is translated from the coding sequence ATGGCCATCACACTCAGCCAATCCGACGCCGATTTCGAGCAGCGTTTCGCCGCCTTCCTGACGACCAAGCGGGAGGTGTCGGCCGACGTCGACGCCGCGGTGCGCGAGATCGTCCAGCGCGTGCGCGCCGAGGGCGACAAGGCCCTCATCGACTATACGCTGAAGTTCGACCGCGCCGATCTCACCAGGCTCGGCATCGCCGTCTCCAGGGATGACATCGCCAAGGCCTATGCCGAGGCCGATCCGCAGACGGTCGAGGCGCTGCGCTTCGCCCGCGACCGTATCCGCTCCCACCATGAGCGGCAGAAGCCGAAGGACGACCGCTATACGGACGCCGCCGGCGTCGAGCTCGGCTCGCGCTGGACGGCGATCGAGGCGGTCGGCCTCTACGTGCCCGGCGGCACGGCAAGCTATCCGAGCTCGGTGCTGATGAACGCCGTGCCGGCCAAGGTCGCCGGCGTCGAGCGCATCGTCATCGTGGTGCCGGCGCCGGGCGGCGTCATCAACCCGCTGGTGCTGGTGGCCGCCGACATCGCCGGCGTCTCCGAAATCTACCGCGTCGGCGGCGCGCAGGCGATCGCGGCCCTCGCCTATGGCACGGAGACGATCAGGCCGGTCGCCAAGATCGTCGGCCCCGGCAATGCCTATGTCGCAGCGGCCAAGCGCCAAGTGTTCGGCACGGTCGGCATCGACATGATCGCCGGACCGTCGGAAGTGCTGGTGGTGGCCGACGGCAGCAACGACCCGGACTGGATCGCCGCCGACCTCCTGGCCCAGGCCGAGCATGACGTGTCGGCGCAGTCGATCCTGATCACCGACGATCCCGCCTTCGGCAAGGCGGTGGAGGAAGCCGTCCAGCGCCAGCTGCAGAGCCTGCCGCGCGCCGAGACTGCCGCCGCAAGCTGGCGCGATTTCGGCGCCATCATCCTGGTGCCGACCATCGAGGCCTCGCTGCCGCTGGTCGACCGTATCGCCGCCGAACATGTGGAACTCGCCATCGACGACGCCGAGGCCTTCCTTGCCAGGATGCGCAATGCCGGCGCCGTCTTCCTTGGCCGCCACACGCCCGAGGTCATCGGCGACTATGTCGGCGGCTCGAACCACGTGCTGCCGACGGCGCGCTCGGCGCGCTTTTCGTCGGGGCTTTCGGTGCTCGATTTCGTCAAGCGCACATCGATCCTCAAGCTCGGGCCGGAGCAGCTGCGCGCGCTGGCGCCGGCGGCGATCGCGCTCGCCAGGGCGGAAGGGCTCGATGCGCATGGCCGTTCCGTCGCGATCAGGTTGAACATGTAG
- a CDS encoding UPF0262 family protein — translation MSDYDRTRARLIDVELDESIGRSTPDVEHERAVAIFDLIEENSFQPVNDDGAGPYRLKLSLVDSRLVFAVTREDGAGVVTHILSLTPLRRIVKDYYLICESYYDAIRSSTPSHIEAIDMGRRGLHNEGSQTLMDRLAGKIDIDFDTARRLFTLVCVLHWRG, via the coding sequence ATGTCCGACTACGACCGAACCCGCGCCAGGCTGATCGATGTCGAGCTCGACGAATCGATCGGCCGTTCGACGCCCGATGTCGAGCACGAGCGGGCGGTGGCGATCTTCGACCTGATCGAGGAAAACAGTTTCCAGCCGGTCAATGACGACGGCGCCGGACCCTACCGGCTCAAGCTGTCGCTGGTCGATTCCCGCCTGGTCTTCGCGGTGACGCGCGAGGATGGCGCCGGCGTCGTCACCCACATCCTGTCGCTGACGCCGCTGCGGCGGATCGTCAAGGACTATTACCTGATCTGTGAAAGCTATTACGACGCCATCCGCTCGTCGACGCCGAGCCACATCGAGGCGATCGATATGGGCCGGCGCGGCCTGCACAATGAGGGCTCGCAAACCTTGATGGACCGGCTTGCCGGCAAGATCGACATCGATTTCGACACGGCGCGCCGGCTGTTCACGCTGGTCTGCGTGCTGCACTGGCGGGGCTAG
- a CDS encoding arsenate-mycothiol transferase ArsC: protein MNAVRSPMAEALARRMLPSAIFVASAGVRAGERDPFVDAVLTEDALSLGERQPRTMDELEDDYFDLIVTLAPEAHHAALELTRSLAVEVEYWPMPDPTDAGGTREHIMAAYRDVRERLKARIARRFPASEAKTPVD, encoded by the coding sequence ATGAACGCCGTGCGTTCGCCGATGGCCGAGGCGCTGGCGCGGCGCATGTTGCCCTCGGCCATTTTCGTCGCCTCGGCCGGCGTGCGCGCGGGCGAGCGCGACCCGTTCGTGGACGCGGTGCTGACCGAGGACGCGCTGTCTCTGGGCGAACGCCAGCCGAGGACCATGGACGAGCTGGAGGACGACTACTTCGACCTGATCGTGACACTGGCGCCGGAGGCGCATCACGCGGCGCTGGAGCTCACCCGCTCGCTCGCCGTCGAGGTCGAATACTGGCCGATGCCCGACCCGACGGATGCCGGCGGCACGCGCGAGCACATCATGGCCGCCTATCGCGACGTTCGCGAGCGGCTGAAGGCGCGCATTGCCAGACGTTTTCCTGCATCCGAGGCAAAAACGCCCGTGGATTAA
- the infA gene encoding translation initiation factor IF-1 yields MPKEEVLEFPGVVTELLPNAMFRVKLENEHEIIAHTAGRMRKNRIRVLTGDKVLVEMTPYDLTKGRITYRFK; encoded by the coding sequence ATGCCGAAGGAAGAAGTCCTCGAGTTTCCGGGTGTGGTCACGGAGCTGCTGCCCAACGCGATGTTCCGGGTGAAGCTCGAAAACGAACACGAGATCATCGCCCACACGGCCGGCCGCATGCGCAAGAACCGCATCCGCGTGCTGACCGGAGACAAGGTCCTGGTCGAGATGACACCCTATGACCTGACCAAGGGCCGCATCACCTACCGTTTCAAGTAA
- a CDS encoding Maf-like protein, which translates to MSILQKLVLASGSPRRIELLQQAGIEPDRVLPADVDETPLRAEHPRSLAKRLSKDKAEKAFASLKSEEDYAPGFVLAADTVVAVGRRILPKAETIDDAVNCLGLLSGRSHRVYSGLCLITPGGKLRQKLVETRVRFKRLPREEIDAYVASGEWRGKAGGYAVQGLAGSFVVKLVGSYTNVVGLPLYETTALLAGEGFKVHASWLTPRP; encoded by the coding sequence ATGAGCATCCTGCAGAAGCTCGTGCTTGCCTCGGGTTCGCCGCGCCGCATCGAGCTGTTGCAGCAGGCCGGCATCGAGCCGGACCGCGTGCTGCCCGCCGATGTCGACGAGACGCCGCTGCGCGCCGAGCATCCGCGCTCACTGGCCAAGCGCCTTTCCAAGGACAAGGCCGAGAAGGCGTTCGCCTCGCTGAAGAGCGAGGAGGATTACGCTCCGGGCTTCGTGCTGGCCGCCGACACGGTGGTGGCGGTCGGACGGCGAATCCTGCCCAAGGCCGAGACGATCGACGACGCCGTCAACTGCCTCGGCCTGCTTTCGGGCCGCTCGCACCGGGTCTACTCCGGGCTCTGCCTGATCACGCCTGGCGGCAAGCTGCGCCAGAAGCTGGTCGAGACAAGGGTGCGCTTCAAGCGATTGCCGCGCGAGGAGATCGACGCCTATGTCGCCTCCGGCGAATGGCGCGGCAAGGCCGGTGGCTATGCCGTGCAGGGGCTCGCCGGCTCGTTCGTCGTCAAGCTGGTCGGCTCCTACACCAATGTCGTCGGCCTGCCGCTCTACGAGACGACGGCACTGCTTGCCGGCGAGGGCTTCAAAGTGCATGCGAGCTGGCTGACCCCGCGACCATGA
- the yacG gene encoding DNA gyrase inhibitor YacG — translation MSMDDKVTPLRPRRPCPECGKASAREHYPFCSVRCKDIDLNRWLKGAYVIPGRESEEEENDGPGHDPSPGNEP, via the coding sequence ATGAGCATGGACGACAAGGTCACGCCGCTGCGCCCCCGACGCCCCTGCCCCGAATGCGGCAAGGCGTCGGCGCGCGAGCATTATCCGTTCTGCTCGGTCCGCTGCAAGGACATCGACCTCAATCGCTGGCTGAAGGGCGCCTACGTCATCCCCGGCCGCGAGAGCGAGGAGGAGGAAAACGATGGACCGGGCCATGACCCGTCGCCCGGGAACGAGCCGTAA
- a CDS encoding tyrosine-type recombinase/integrase: protein MALSDVKCRNARPASKLVKLSDGGGLQLWVQPTGSRLWRLAYRFGGKQKLLALGSYPLISLAEAREARDTAKRLLLRGIDPAQERKSQKASAEDTFRSIAEDYVDKLKKEGRADRTITKVKWLLDFAYPTFGDKSVREIDPATILAALRSVEVRGRYESARRMRSTIGSVFRYAIATARADVDPTIALRGSLVGPTVTPRAAVTDPKALGGLLRAINAFDGQPTTRAALKLMALLFPRPGELRAAGWDEFDFESSVWSIPEGRMKMRRPHRVPLSTQAVSVLTSLREISGGGSLLFPSVRSGSRPISDNTLNAALRRMGYGKEEATAHGFRATASTLLNECGKWHPDAVERQLAHIENNDVRRAYARAEHWEERVRMMQWWADYLDELESKNSRVVSIGGREASLLSIHPREGLVWKPTATVRQTTRRTSNLRKSH from the coding sequence ATGGCTCTTTCCGACGTAAAATGCCGTAATGCCCGACCCGCTTCCAAGCTCGTGAAATTGTCTGACGGTGGCGGGCTCCAGCTTTGGGTGCAGCCTACCGGATCTCGCCTATGGCGCCTCGCCTATCGTTTTGGCGGCAAGCAGAAGCTTCTGGCGTTGGGCAGCTATCCCCTCATCTCCCTCGCTGAGGCACGCGAGGCGCGCGATACCGCCAAACGTCTCCTCCTACGTGGCATCGACCCCGCACAGGAGCGTAAGTCGCAAAAGGCTTCGGCGGAGGACACCTTTCGCTCAATCGCGGAGGACTATGTCGACAAGCTGAAGAAGGAGGGACGTGCCGACCGGACCATCACCAAGGTCAAATGGCTGCTCGACTTTGCCTATCCAACGTTTGGGGACAAAAGCGTTCGGGAGATCGATCCGGCCACAATTCTTGCCGCTCTCCGCAGCGTGGAGGTTCGTGGTCGATACGAGTCGGCCAGGCGAATGCGCTCCACCATCGGCAGCGTGTTTCGATATGCAATCGCAACCGCACGCGCCGATGTAGATCCGACGATCGCCCTGAGGGGCTCACTCGTCGGTCCGACGGTCACGCCCCGTGCCGCGGTTACCGATCCTAAGGCCTTGGGAGGCTTGCTGAGGGCGATTAATGCATTTGACGGACAGCCTACAACCCGAGCCGCTCTGAAGCTGATGGCCCTGCTATTTCCCCGCCCCGGCGAGCTGCGCGCGGCCGGATGGGACGAGTTCGATTTCGAAAGCTCGGTGTGGAGCATCCCTGAAGGACGCATGAAGATGCGACGGCCGCACCGCGTACCTCTTTCCACGCAGGCCGTCAGCGTCCTGACCTCACTTAGAGAAATCTCTGGTGGTGGATCGCTGTTGTTTCCTAGTGTTCGATCGGGTTCGCGTCCGATTTCCGACAACACGCTTAACGCCGCCCTTCGCCGTATGGGCTATGGCAAAGAAGAAGCTACCGCGCACGGCTTTCGAGCAACGGCATCAACTCTGCTAAACGAATGCGGCAAGTGGCACCCGGACGCCGTAGAGCGGCAGCTGGCCCACATTGAGAACAACGACGTTCGGCGCGCCTATGCCCGGGCAGAGCACTGGGAAGAGCGCGTCAGGATGATGCAATGGTGGGCCGATTATCTGGATGAACTCGAGAGCAAAAACTCGCGGGTGGTCTCAATCGGGGGACGCGAGGCAAGCCTGCTGTCCATACATCCTCGCGAGGGTCTAGTTTGGAAGCCAACAGCGACGGTTCGCCAAACGACGAGACGAACCTCCAATCTCCGAAAATCACACTGA
- a CDS encoding IS5 family transposase — MGWTEATRRQYCRAGQRDANALTDKEWALIEPFLPGAKATGRPRTTELRAVVDALLFIAWTGCQWRALPERFPPVSTVQRYFYAWRDDGLWKTINFHLVAAARVALGREASPSAGVIDSQSAKATDVAGLRGYDAGKKIKGRKRHIITDTEGHLVGLTVHTADIQDRDGAVGVIASIRQLYPWLRHLFADGGYAGEKLTQALADLGTWTIEIIKRSDTAKGFEVLPRRWVVERTFAWLGRCRRLAKDFEATIASAEAWIFIASIRLMLRRMAAPRRA; from the coding sequence ATGGGTTGGACGGAGGCCACCCGCCGGCAATATTGCCGCGCGGGGCAGCGGGATGCAAATGCATTGACGGACAAGGAATGGGCGCTGATCGAGCCGTTCCTGCCGGGAGCGAAGGCGACGGGACGACCGCGGACGACCGAATTGCGGGCGGTCGTGGACGCGCTCCTCTTTATCGCCTGGACGGGTTGCCAGTGGCGGGCATTGCCTGAGCGGTTCCCGCCGGTTTCGACGGTTCAACGCTATTTCTATGCCTGGCGGGACGATGGGCTGTGGAAGACCATCAACTTTCACCTGGTGGCGGCGGCTCGCGTCGCCCTCGGTCGCGAGGCGAGCCCCAGCGCCGGCGTCATTGACAGCCAATCGGCAAAGGCCACGGACGTTGCCGGTTTGCGTGGCTACGACGCCGGCAAGAAGATCAAAGGCCGCAAGCGCCATATCATCACCGACACCGAGGGGCACCTGGTCGGGCTGACGGTGCATACGGCCGATATCCAGGACAGGGATGGGGCAGTCGGCGTCATCGCCTCCATTCGACAGCTTTACCCGTGGTTGCGCCATCTATTCGCCGACGGCGGTTATGCCGGAGAAAAACTGACGCAGGCTCTGGCCGATTTGGGCACGTGGACCATCGAAATCATCAAGCGCTCCGACACGGCCAAAGGCTTTGAGGTGCTGCCGCGACGATGGGTCGTCGAGCGAACTTTCGCCTGGCTGGGACGTTGTCGCCGGCTCGCCAAGGACTTCGAGGCGACCATCGCCAGCGCCGAGGCGTGGATCTTCATCGCGTCGATCCGCCTCATGCTTCGCCGCATGGCAGCTCCGCGTCGTGCCTAG
- a CDS encoding helix-turn-helix domain-containing protein, with protein MTTVFIAGSISISRLHEKVADRINKIVSSDFDVVVGDADGADTSIQECLQQYQARKVTVYCTGDSPRNNVAEWPVHRVVSKAKAGTRAYFTAKDLEMARNSDYGLMVWDCKSTGTLSNVIELLREKKKSVVFVNKNKDFVTVSDKGGLERLLAFMSDHARAKAEEKIGLTAKIASIANEQFLLDIGANSESSAGPVKDLEPAAPAEPSPQQSESAKLRAVLMTALKEHISRTHLSQSQAAKVFGVTQPRISDLTRGKVDLFGLDALVNMAAAAGLQVEMQVREPHGAAG; from the coding sequence ATGACCACTGTCTTCATCGCCGGATCAATCTCCATCAGTCGCCTGCATGAGAAGGTGGCGGATAGGATCAACAAGATCGTATCTTCAGACTTCGACGTCGTGGTCGGAGATGCCGATGGTGCCGATACCTCAATTCAAGAATGCCTCCAGCAGTACCAAGCCAGAAAGGTGACTGTGTATTGCACCGGCGATTCGCCCCGGAACAATGTCGCAGAATGGCCGGTCCACAGGGTCGTCTCGAAGGCGAAGGCTGGCACGCGCGCCTATTTTACCGCCAAAGACCTGGAGATGGCGCGCAACAGCGACTATGGCCTCATGGTCTGGGATTGCAAAAGCACCGGCACACTAAGCAATGTCATCGAGCTTCTTCGAGAAAAGAAGAAGTCCGTGGTCTTCGTGAACAAGAACAAGGATTTTGTAACCGTATCGGACAAGGGTGGCTTGGAGCGCCTTCTCGCCTTCATGTCGGATCATGCTCGCGCAAAGGCGGAAGAGAAGATCGGCCTCACCGCGAAAATCGCCAGTATCGCCAACGAGCAATTCTTGCTGGACATCGGTGCGAATAGCGAATCGTCTGCAGGCCCGGTGAAGGATCTGGAGCCGGCGGCACCTGCCGAGCCGAGCCCGCAACAGAGCGAGAGCGCAAAGTTACGCGCGGTGCTCATGACGGCGCTCAAAGAGCATATTTCCCGCACGCATTTAAGTCAGTCTCAAGCGGCCAAAGTCTTTGGGGTGACCCAGCCGCGGATCTCAGACCTTACCCGCGGCAAAGTCGACCTGTTCGGCCTCGACGCACTGGTCAACATGGCTGCTGCCGCCGGCTTGCAAGTGGAGATGCAAGTTCGCGAGCCTCACGGCGCTGCCGGCTGA
- a CDS encoding ComF family protein has translation MKVQVRKLEGSWDLGYALHKHTLSSVYLGDDEYGHPRFDTTRSEPGEALYQLKYRADWNQVQALAAQVQQSLLPLFGKIGLIIPMPASTVRARQPVNEIANELGKLTKTPVFDDIIVKAPAPEGSPQLKNLHGREAKDAALEGRFSINPSITNEGCWNALVLDDLFDTGATMDAVCKTLRTYKKINHIYAASITWK, from the coding sequence ATGAAGGTTCAGGTTCGAAAGCTCGAAGGCAGTTGGGATCTCGGTTACGCGCTGCACAAGCATACGCTGTCGAGCGTCTACCTGGGCGACGACGAATACGGCCACCCTCGATTTGACACGACGCGCTCAGAGCCCGGCGAGGCGTTATACCAGCTTAAATATCGAGCCGATTGGAATCAGGTGCAAGCGCTCGCAGCGCAAGTGCAGCAATCCTTGCTGCCTTTGTTCGGCAAGATTGGCCTTATTATCCCGATGCCGGCCTCCACGGTGCGCGCGCGCCAGCCGGTCAATGAGATCGCCAACGAACTCGGCAAACTGACGAAAACGCCGGTGTTCGATGATATCATCGTCAAGGCGCCAGCGCCGGAAGGTAGCCCGCAGCTCAAGAATCTGCATGGCCGCGAGGCTAAGGACGCCGCATTGGAGGGACGGTTCAGCATCAACCCGTCCATCACCAACGAAGGGTGTTGGAACGCGCTTGTCCTTGATGACCTTTTCGACACGGGCGCCACGATGGACGCCGTCTGCAAAACGCTGCGCACGTACAAGAAAATCAACCATATCTACGCCGCTTCGATCACATGGAAGTAA
- a CDS encoding DEAD/DEAH box helicase, whose translation MSQNDAPDFLTLAEAAEYVGVSKDTLRRWDASGKLKPVRRPGSGYRFYRRPDLEPFRLEYRRAEQAANEPDHMFQTLTADIEANPKIREPQQGAHRAVRTHFEASNEPVILQIPVGCGKTGVIATLPFGVAKGRALVITPNLTIRSGVAESLDISNPKNFWRRTGALHDFSAGPFRAVLDGVDANLHDCNASQFVVTNIHQLASSADRWLPQFPPNYFDMIMIDEGHHNVAPSWAKVFDRFPNAKVVSLTATPFRGDGTRPVGKVIYRYPFTRAMVKGYIKQIHSRNVAPSELSFTYRDDMKRHTLEEVLALREHAWFRRGVALAPECNRHIVDASIKYLQELRERSGVRHQIIAVACSVDHARQVRGLYEERGLKAAEIYGEMDREKQDVVLADLRSGKLDCIVQVQMLGEGFDHPPLSVAAIFRPYASLSPYIQFVGRVMRVVHEAKPDHPDNHAFVVSHVGLNTDAHWDDFRELDFDDQAMVKKWLEAGDENGDGDGSGEPRRFDIGMLVDNEIVGSFINRSFLDPEDDRVLEEMLDHEIGAGLRLRDVIAKDKLRETLRRKQAELSQVSSSGDLPVQPQARRVGARKRLSERTGSVVARILKDLKLSPAGREVGQRDKTVAGRDNRAAVTSLLNKAINEHLGIKSGSRKAPDAGDNEDALAALDMLGDNVRDALKGKNDG comes from the coding sequence ATGTCACAGAATGATGCCCCCGATTTCCTGACCCTTGCCGAGGCCGCAGAGTATGTTGGCGTCTCGAAGGACACGCTTCGACGGTGGGATGCCTCGGGCAAGCTCAAGCCCGTGCGCCGTCCAGGGAGCGGCTATCGCTTCTATCGCCGGCCTGACCTTGAGCCCTTCCGCCTCGAGTACCGGCGCGCCGAACAGGCCGCCAACGAGCCGGACCATATGTTTCAGACCCTGACCGCAGATATTGAAGCGAACCCCAAGATACGCGAGCCGCAACAGGGCGCGCACCGGGCAGTGCGGACCCACTTCGAAGCCTCGAACGAGCCGGTGATCCTGCAGATACCCGTCGGATGCGGAAAGACTGGCGTCATCGCGACATTGCCCTTCGGCGTCGCCAAAGGGCGCGCGCTCGTCATCACACCGAACCTGACGATACGGTCGGGTGTCGCGGAGTCGCTCGACATCAGCAACCCGAAGAATTTCTGGCGGCGGACAGGGGCGCTCCACGATTTTTCCGCGGGGCCATTCCGCGCTGTTTTGGATGGCGTTGATGCCAATCTCCACGACTGCAACGCAAGCCAGTTCGTCGTGACCAACATCCACCAGTTGGCCAGCTCGGCCGATCGTTGGCTCCCGCAGTTTCCGCCGAACTATTTCGACATGATTATGATCGACGAGGGCCACCACAACGTGGCGCCGAGTTGGGCGAAGGTCTTCGACCGCTTTCCGAACGCCAAGGTCGTCAGCCTGACGGCGACGCCGTTCAGGGGTGACGGAACGCGGCCGGTCGGCAAGGTGATCTATCGCTACCCGTTCACTCGGGCGATGGTGAAGGGGTACATCAAGCAGATTCACTCTCGGAACGTCGCGCCGTCAGAGCTGTCCTTCACCTACCGTGACGACATGAAGCGGCACACACTGGAAGAGGTGTTGGCCTTGCGAGAACATGCCTGGTTCCGGCGAGGTGTCGCGTTGGCGCCCGAGTGCAATCGTCACATCGTTGATGCCAGCATCAAATATCTCCAGGAGCTGCGAGAGCGCAGCGGTGTCCGTCACCAGATCATCGCCGTTGCCTGTTCCGTCGACCATGCCCGCCAAGTGCGAGGGCTGTACGAAGAGCGGGGCCTGAAGGCGGCCGAAATCTATGGTGAGATGGATCGTGAAAAGCAGGACGTCGTTCTTGCCGATCTGCGCAGCGGCAAGCTCGATTGTATCGTGCAGGTGCAGATGCTCGGGGAGGGCTTCGATCATCCGCCTCTGAGTGTCGCGGCCATCTTCCGGCCGTACGCGAGCTTGTCGCCTTACATCCAATTCGTCGGGCGCGTGATGCGCGTCGTCCACGAGGCGAAGCCGGACCACCCGGACAACCACGCATTCGTGGTCTCCCATGTGGGCTTGAACACCGACGCCCATTGGGACGATTTCCGGGAGCTCGACTTCGACGATCAGGCGATGGTCAAAAAGTGGCTGGAGGCCGGTGACGAGAATGGCGATGGCGACGGCTCAGGAGAGCCCCGTCGCTTCGATATCGGTATGCTGGTCGATAACGAGATCGTCGGCTCATTCATCAATCGGTCGTTCCTTGATCCCGAAGACGATCGCGTCCTCGAAGAAATGCTGGATCATGAGATCGGCGCAGGCCTCCGCCTGCGCGACGTCATCGCGAAGGACAAGCTCCGGGAGACGCTGCGCCGAAAGCAAGCGGAGCTGTCCCAGGTCAGCAGTTCCGGTGACCTTCCGGTGCAGCCGCAGGCGCGGCGGGTCGGCGCGCGCAAGCGGCTTTCCGAACGCACAGGCTCCGTGGTCGCCCGCATTCTCAAGGACCTGAAGCTCTCGCCCGCCGGGCGCGAGGTCGGCCAGCGAGACAAGACCGTCGCGGGGCGTGACAACCGGGCCGCCGTTACATCGCTGCTGAACAAGGCGATCAACGAACATCTCGGGATCAAGTCCGGGAGCCGCAAGGCACCCGACGCGGGCGACAATGAGGACGCTTTGGCTGCGCTCGATATGCTGGGAGACAACGTGCGCGACGCCCTGAAAGGGAAGAACGATGGCTAA
- a CDS encoding DUF4238 domain-containing protein, whose translation MINPVGSNANRTNRRHHFISAVYMNGFADDRGRVLAYLCEAPEDPLPPMNPRAIGFERDYYSQKLPGGGQENHCFEDLWNTIETGWPETVRALAARRLSAAISFNVLGMQTILRARVPATRDRHALMIEAKIRCEHKIGEELGVLPPPLERYAGQFDTVPIGVNPHETLLAMKGEFKDFGDLCFRLGFEVLHNRTSTPFLTSDNPVCSYDPRQAFHARTPYEHSGEVELIFPVSAHMLVRGSSKRGPVNMISRHRDISDSHKVRQLNRTIAQFSYRMTIGQDRSSDDLIRAHGAIVPTITTRVRRLGKEVHIICRNVFGPRPRLSQYIDTPEKAARLEARMAATSSHADPILE comes from the coding sequence ATGATCAATCCCGTGGGGAGCAATGCCAACCGGACCAACCGCCGACATCACTTTATCTCGGCCGTCTATATGAACGGCTTCGCGGATGACCGGGGCCGAGTGCTGGCCTATCTTTGCGAGGCGCCCGAAGACCCGCTGCCGCCAATGAATCCACGGGCCATTGGTTTCGAGCGAGACTACTATTCCCAGAAGCTGCCCGGGGGTGGTCAGGAAAACCATTGTTTCGAGGATCTGTGGAACACCATCGAGACCGGATGGCCGGAAACGGTGCGGGCGCTCGCGGCACGCCGCCTGTCGGCCGCCATCTCCTTCAACGTGCTCGGCATGCAAACGATCTTGCGCGCGCGTGTTCCGGCGACGCGCGATCGGCACGCGCTGATGATCGAGGCCAAAATTCGCTGCGAGCACAAGATCGGCGAAGAACTCGGCGTCCTTCCTCCGCCGCTCGAGCGCTATGCGGGCCAGTTCGACACCGTGCCGATAGGCGTCAACCCACATGAAACGCTGCTGGCAATGAAAGGTGAGTTCAAGGATTTCGGCGACCTCTGTTTCCGCCTCGGCTTCGAGGTGCTCCACAACAGGACAAGCACGCCTTTCCTCACATCGGACAATCCGGTCTGCAGCTACGATCCGCGTCAGGCGTTCCATGCGCGTACGCCTTACGAGCATTCCGGCGAGGTCGAGCTGATCTTCCCGGTTTCGGCGCACATGCTTGTGCGCGGTTCCAGCAAGCGCGGGCCGGTGAACATGATCTCGCGCCATCGCGATATCTCCGACAGCCACAAGGTGCGGCAACTCAATCGCACGATCGCGCAGTTTTCCTATCGCATGACCATCGGCCAGGATCGCTCTAGCGACGACCTGATCCGCGCCCATGGCGCGATCGTGCCGACCATCACCACTAGAGTGCGGCGACTTGGGAAAGAGGTGCATATCATCTGCCGGAATGTTTTCGGTCCCCGGCCGAGGTTATCTCAATACATCGACACGCCTGAAAAGGCCGCGCGCCTTGAGGCCAGGATGGCTGCTACATCGAGCCACGCGGACCCGATCCTCGAATGA